A DNA window from Moorella thermoacetica contains the following coding sequences:
- a CDS encoding tyrosine-type recombinase/integrase, with protein sequence MPKRRGHGEGTVYQRPDGRWTAQITVGIDHEGKQRRLTLYGKSKKEVLEKLTQALYQQQNGGFIEPSKITVEQWLNRWLTDYAKPHLRQSTWESYETVLRLHVIPTLGSIPLKKLQPADIQRLYASKLESGLSPTRVRYIHVVLHEAMSQARESGLLLQNPTEAAKPPRHPKKKVQPLNPEQVKRFLETAKQDPLYPAFLLALGTGLRRGEILGLRWQDLDLQKGILQVRQSLIRTREGLKFEEPKTEKSRRQIPLPPSVVAALKRHKAWVNQNKLILGPDYEDHDLVFPVENGRPRDPKGFAEYFNRLLDKAGLPHIRLHDLRHTHATLLLLEGVHPKVVQERLGHSTVSITLDIYSHILPGLQEKAAERIDGLLQPKENSSPKEGTIK encoded by the coding sequence ATGCCAAAAAGGAGAGGCCACGGGGAGGGTACGGTTTACCAGCGGCCTGACGGGCGATGGACGGCGCAAATAACTGTAGGCATTGACCATGAGGGGAAGCAGAGAAGGTTAACCCTTTACGGTAAGAGCAAGAAGGAGGTCCTGGAAAAACTGACCCAGGCCCTTTACCAGCAGCAAAACGGCGGCTTTATTGAGCCGTCGAAGATTACCGTCGAGCAATGGCTAAATCGCTGGCTTACTGATTATGCAAAGCCTCATTTGCGGCAGAGCACATGGGAAAGCTACGAAACGGTTTTAAGGCTCCACGTTATTCCTACTCTGGGCAGTATTCCGCTGAAGAAACTCCAACCGGCTGATATACAACGGCTTTATGCGTCTAAACTCGAAAGCGGCTTATCGCCGACCAGGGTACGCTATATCCACGTTGTTCTCCATGAGGCCATGAGCCAGGCAAGGGAGAGTGGGCTGCTTTTGCAGAACCCGACCGAGGCCGCTAAACCGCCACGGCACCCGAAGAAGAAGGTCCAACCGTTAAACCCGGAGCAGGTAAAACGATTCCTGGAAACAGCTAAACAGGACCCCCTTTACCCGGCGTTTTTGCTGGCCCTGGGGACGGGCCTGCGGCGGGGTGAAATATTAGGTTTGCGCTGGCAAGACCTCGATTTGCAGAAAGGCATCCTTCAGGTACGCCAATCCTTGATACGCACAAGGGAAGGGCTTAAATTCGAGGAGCCGAAAACTGAAAAGAGCCGGAGGCAAATACCCCTGCCGCCGAGTGTAGTCGCTGCATTGAAACGACATAAAGCCTGGGTTAACCAGAATAAACTCATTTTAGGTCCTGACTACGAAGACCACGACTTGGTTTTCCCAGTGGAAAACGGCAGGCCTCGTGATCCTAAAGGGTTTGCCGAGTACTTCAACCGCTTGCTGGATAAGGCTGGCCTGCCGCATATCCGGCTGCATGACCTGCGGCACACCCACGCTACTTTACTCCTTCTTGAGGGTGTTCATCCCAAAGTCGTTCAAGAAAGATTGGGCCACTCCACGGTTAGCATAACCCTGGACATTTATTCCCATATCCTGCCGGGGCTACAGGAGAAGGCGGCTGAAAGGATTGACGGTCTGCTGCAACCAAAAGAAAACTCTTCCCCAAAGGAAGGGACCATAAAGTAA
- a CDS encoding metallophosphoesterase family protein gives MSRIWIPRGELFPLVQVLIMHQVLFSGGDNMIRFLHTADWQVGMKARHVAPVAARVREARLETARRLMEIARERRLDFIIIAGDVFEDNQVDNKLAHQVVQILSLAAPVPVYILPGNHDPLTPDAVYERRVFREGLAPNIHLLRTNQPVTVLPGVVLLPAPNRAKNSPEDPTEKMAPVPGGVINIGVAHGSLRIEGRYQSDDFPIPPEAAERRGLDYLALGHWHSFFQYGDRTFYPGTPEPTGFEERDSGTAALVTIEGYGAPPRVEKIKTGTLGWETWRQEVHGDPRETVRALKLRVEGLASPGQTLLRLALYGRDTSGDQSWLKELRDWLEARLLYLDLDTTRLATQPLTPKLQNRARSQPFLRAAIADLAALARSLGQPLEDVENVADPGTSLDADLIDRILRAGIKPGDVREALGVLAEVVEEV, from the coding sequence TTGAGCAGGATTTGGATACCGCGCGGCGAATTATTCCCCCTGGTGCAGGTTTTAATAATGCACCAGGTCCTATTTTCTGGCGGTGATAATATGATCCGTTTTCTCCATACAGCCGACTGGCAGGTGGGTATGAAGGCCCGGCACGTGGCGCCGGTAGCCGCCCGGGTGCGGGAGGCGCGCCTGGAGACGGCCCGGCGTTTAATGGAAATCGCCCGGGAGCGCCGGCTGGACTTTATCATCATTGCCGGCGATGTCTTTGAAGACAACCAGGTAGATAATAAACTCGCCCACCAGGTAGTCCAGATTCTCTCCCTGGCCGCACCGGTTCCAGTCTATATCCTCCCCGGTAACCATGACCCCCTGACTCCTGATGCCGTTTATGAGCGCCGCGTCTTCAGGGAGGGTCTGGCCCCCAATATTCATCTGTTGCGTACTAACCAGCCCGTTACTGTTCTGCCCGGTGTGGTCCTGCTGCCTGCGCCCAACCGGGCTAAAAATTCCCCGGAAGACCCCACAGAAAAGATGGCACCGGTACCGGGAGGAGTCATCAACATCGGCGTTGCCCATGGCTCCTTGCGCATCGAGGGGCGTTACCAGTCCGATGACTTTCCCATTCCGCCGGAGGCGGCGGAACGCCGGGGCCTGGATTACCTGGCCCTGGGCCACTGGCATTCCTTTTTCCAGTACGGAGACCGGACTTTTTATCCCGGCACTCCGGAACCCACCGGCTTTGAGGAACGAGACAGCGGCACAGCAGCCCTGGTAACTATTGAAGGGTACGGCGCGCCGCCCCGGGTGGAAAAGATAAAGACCGGCACCCTGGGCTGGGAAACCTGGCGGCAGGAGGTCCACGGCGACCCCCGGGAAACCGTCCGGGCTCTTAAACTCCGGGTGGAAGGCCTGGCCAGCCCCGGCCAGACCCTCCTGCGCCTCGCCCTTTACGGGCGGGATACCAGCGGGGATCAATCCTGGCTGAAGGAACTCCGGGACTGGCTGGAGGCCCGGTTGCTATACCTCGATCTGGATACCACCCGCCTGGCTACGCAACCCCTGACGCCAAAGCTCCAGAACAGGGCTCGCTCCCAGCCCTTCCTGCGGGCTGCCATCGCCGACCTGGCCGCGTTGGCCAGGAGCCTGGGGCAACCCCTGGAAGACGTGGAAAATGTAGCAGACCCGGGAACCAGTCTGGATGCCGACCTGATCGACAGGATACTCCGGGCCGGCATCAAACCCGGGGACGTCCGGGAGGCCCTGGGAGTGCTGGCCGAAGTAGTAGAGGAGGTCTAA
- a CDS encoding DUF1657 domain-containing protein → MTIGTQMHQTLTSLEGAVADLKTYALQTEDKNAKKQFTDYANQLDSIAQGLKGRVNYLESQEPQYKVFQKAQQPQQQ, encoded by the coding sequence ATGACCATTGGTACTCAGATGCACCAGACCCTCACCAGCCTGGAAGGCGCGGTAGCTGACCTGAAAACCTACGCCCTGCAAACTGAGGACAAAAACGCCAAGAAACAGTTCACCGACTACGCCAACCAGCTCGATAGTATTGCTCAGGGCTTAAAGGGCCGGGTCAATTACCTGGAAAGCCAGGAACCCCAGTACAAGGTCTTCCAGAAGGCGCAGCAACCCCAGCAGCAGTAG
- a CDS encoding potassium channel family protein, producing the protein MRIIIVGGGKVGYQVARQCAAWGCDVVLVENDRQKGEKIKGELGLQVVIGDGTKAHFLKKAGAEEADIVVAVTDDDQDNLVICQLAERQFKAKRTLALVNNPGNEKLFRWLGVNQVIGPASLILGLIQERVDMDSTAAMWMQGIKDLKMIQFKLGPEAPVLGRKIKTIPFPNECILVTVVRENTAIVPCGNTVLEEGDLVFALANPAVQAELERVLTGKNDN; encoded by the coding sequence ATGAGGATCATAATTGTAGGTGGCGGCAAAGTGGGTTACCAGGTGGCCAGGCAGTGCGCCGCCTGGGGCTGCGACGTGGTCCTGGTGGAAAACGACCGGCAAAAGGGAGAAAAAATAAAGGGGGAACTCGGCCTGCAAGTAGTCATCGGCGATGGCACCAAGGCCCACTTTCTAAAAAAAGCGGGAGCCGAAGAAGCCGATATCGTGGTAGCAGTAACCGACGACGACCAGGACAACCTGGTTATTTGCCAGCTGGCAGAGCGCCAGTTTAAGGCCAAGCGTACCCTGGCCCTGGTTAATAATCCGGGCAATGAGAAACTCTTCCGCTGGTTGGGGGTCAACCAGGTAATCGGCCCGGCCTCCCTCATCCTGGGGCTCATCCAGGAAAGGGTGGACATGGATTCCACGGCCGCCATGTGGATGCAGGGCATCAAAGACCTAAAGATGATCCAGTTCAAGCTCGGTCCCGAAGCACCCGTTCTGGGGCGGAAGATCAAGACCATACCATTTCCGAATGAGTGTATCCTGGTGACCGTTGTGCGGGAAAATACGGCAATTGTCCCCTGTGGAAATACTGTGCTGGAAGAAGGGGATCTGGTCTTTGCCCTGGCCAACCCGGCCGTCCAGGCGGAATTAGAGCGTGTTCTGACGGGAAAAAACGATAATTGA
- a CDS encoding DUF4258 domain-containing protein, with the protein MDITAIRKAVFEGRWAMTAHARERAGRRKIKDGDVAKILAHGEILEDYPNDPRGPSALILGYTENGRPLHAVCAFDPSGTLLIITVYEPEPPKWENERTRRQQ; encoded by the coding sequence GTGGATATAACCGCTATAAGGAAAGCTGTATTTGAAGGCCGGTGGGCCATGACTGCCCATGCCAGGGAAAGGGCAGGAAGGCGTAAAATTAAGGATGGGGATGTCGCTAAAATCCTTGCTCATGGAGAGATACTGGAAGATTACCCCAATGATCCGCGTGGTCCAAGTGCCCTTATCCTGGGGTATACTGAAAATGGGCGACCGCTCCACGCAGTCTGCGCTTTTGACCCTTCCGGCACACTTCTCATAATAACGGTTTACGAACCTGAACCACCAAAATGGGAAAACGAAAGAACAAGGAGGCAGCAATAA
- a CDS encoding type II toxin-antitoxin system MqsA family antitoxin: MVSKCYLCGGKTIKKLVTAENWWGDKLTLVEDVPAWVCEDCGEKYFDADVCQVLDAMRETPPVEKRTIRVPVYGFREAAGNI, encoded by the coding sequence ATGGTTAGCAAGTGTTATTTATGCGGAGGAAAAACTATCAAAAAGCTGGTGACGGCTGAAAACTGGTGGGGCGATAAATTGACCCTTGTCGAAGATGTCCCGGCCTGGGTATGCGAGGACTGCGGCGAAAAATATTTCGATGCTGATGTTTGCCAGGTGCTGGACGCCATGCGGGAAACTCCACCTGTGGAAAAGCGAACCATCCGCGTCCCAGTCTACGGCTTCAGGGAGGCTGCCGGGAACATTTAA
- a CDS encoding stalk domain-containing protein, whose amino-acid sequence MPVINRCIIKKAATLLLCASSLAVVPVPAAAASESVKLVIDNKPLTVPAGDQGAFIMGNRTYVPLRIISEKLGARVDWQQDANRVIITTRETPSVPPPADDRKNQGEVQIIIDGKILQLPPSLGRPYITPAGRTVVPLRAVGEALGCEVNWVASTSTVEIRSATYKLLLELAGYRSNLRLLDGTVINSAELLKMDPSSFGREQLQQFREFLGYLKKYDQQVKLPDGTVLNVADITIEGQPVASAAQLRAWIASEIPRLRVKMQEQYHRDLLPIPDLAELYLRLGAEYGIRGDLAFAQAAKETNFWQFTGSVKPDQNNYCGLGALSSPNTGNEPLNGADPTKVRFAPGVYGAIFASPEIGVEAHIQHLYAYATKKPLPPGKVLYDPRFNLVQRGSATTWQGLNARWAVPGITYGQSIIEDYWLKALAAK is encoded by the coding sequence GTGCCTGTCATTAATCGCTGCATTATTAAGAAGGCTGCTACGTTGCTCTTGTGTGCCAGTTCTCTGGCAGTAGTGCCGGTGCCTGCCGCTGCTGCCAGCGAAAGCGTTAAACTGGTGATTGACAACAAACCACTGACAGTACCGGCAGGGGACCAGGGAGCTTTTATAATGGGGAACAGGACCTACGTTCCTTTAAGGATCATCAGTGAAAAACTGGGAGCCAGGGTGGACTGGCAACAGGATGCCAATCGGGTTATTATCACTACCAGAGAAACGCCATCGGTTCCACCCCCGGCGGATGATCGAAAGAATCAGGGAGAGGTACAGATTATCATTGATGGTAAGATTTTACAACTCCCTCCTTCTCTGGGGCGCCCTTACATAACCCCTGCAGGGCGGACAGTAGTTCCCCTGCGGGCGGTGGGCGAAGCCCTCGGTTGCGAAGTTAACTGGGTGGCCTCCACCAGTACAGTAGAAATTAGATCCGCTACTTATAAACTGCTGCTAGAGTTAGCCGGTTACCGAAGCAACCTGCGGTTGCTGGACGGGACAGTAATCAACTCCGCCGAACTCTTAAAGATGGATCCCTCATCTTTCGGCCGGGAACAACTGCAGCAGTTCCGGGAATTCCTGGGGTACCTCAAGAAGTATGACCAGCAGGTCAAGTTGCCCGACGGCACGGTGTTAAACGTCGCCGATATCACCATCGAGGGGCAACCGGTAGCCAGCGCCGCCCAGCTCCGGGCCTGGATCGCCAGTGAAATCCCCCGCCTGCGGGTCAAGATGCAGGAACAGTACCACCGCGACCTGCTTCCCATCCCGGATCTGGCCGAACTGTACCTGCGGCTCGGCGCCGAGTACGGCATCCGCGGGGACCTGGCCTTTGCCCAGGCGGCCAAGGAGACCAACTTCTGGCAGTTTACCGGGAGCGTCAAGCCCGACCAGAATAATTACTGCGGCCTGGGGGCCCTTAGCAGTCCCAATACGGGGAATGAGCCCCTTAATGGCGCCGATCCCACTAAAGTCCGGTTCGCGCCCGGCGTCTACGGGGCCATCTTCGCTTCCCCGGAAATCGGGGTCGAAGCCCATATTCAACACCTTTATGCCTACGCCACTAAAAAACCCTTGCCCCCGGGTAAGGTGCTCTATGACCCGCGCTTCAATTTGGTACAGCGCGGCTCCGCCACCACCTGGCAGGGACTCAACGCCCGTTGGGCGGTTCCGGGCATTACTTACGGCCAGAGCATTATTGAGGATTACTGGCTGAAAGCCCTGGCGGCGAAATAA
- a CDS encoding DUF1659 domain-containing protein, whose translation MPVTNTPLASSLRIRVQTGTNANGQPIYRVRTYNRVKPEATDQDVYDVAQALGGLQVYPVSAISRINEGDLSAGA comes from the coding sequence ATGCCTGTTACCAACACCCCGCTGGCTTCCAGCCTGCGAATCCGGGTCCAGACCGGTACCAACGCTAACGGTCAACCTATTTACCGGGTACGTACCTACAACCGCGTAAAACCGGAGGCTACTGACCAGGACGTTTATGACGTAGCTCAAGCTCTAGGCGGGTTGCAGGTTTATCCGGTCAGCGCCATCAGCCGGATCAACGAAGGCGACCTCAGCGCCGGCGCCTAG
- a CDS encoding YvrJ family protein, which produces MENLWVQIGNYGFPMVIAFYLLVRIEKKLDDLTVAINDLARTLGNRG; this is translated from the coding sequence ATGGAAAACCTCTGGGTTCAGATTGGCAACTATGGCTTCCCGATGGTTATTGCTTTTTATCTATTAGTTCGAATCGAGAAAAAGCTCGACGACCTGACAGTGGCCATCAATGACCTGGCGCGGACCCTGGGAAACAGGGGGTGA
- a CDS encoding helix-turn-helix domain-containing protein: MGAKRLKMTEVADGAGLARSTVFGLYHDKVKKVDYAVLDKLCSFLNCQPGDLLVYVPEEKDSHKD; this comes from the coding sequence ATGGGAGCTAAACGATTGAAGATGACTGAAGTCGCTGATGGTGCTGGCCTAGCCCGTAGTACAGTATTCGGCCTCTACCATGACAAGGTTAAAAAAGTCGATTACGCCGTCCTGGATAAGCTCTGCTCATTCCTCAATTGCCAGCCGGGGGATTTGCTGGTATATGTGCCGGAAGAAAAAGATAGCCACAAGGATTAA
- a CDS encoding type II toxin-antitoxin system HicB family antitoxin, which translates to MDKFLVVIEKADGNYSAYSPDLPGCVATGKTPQETRENMAEAIKMHLQGLKEDGRPITVPTAKADYIGVNLQAL; encoded by the coding sequence ATGGATAAGTTTTTAGTCGTTATCGAGAAGGCGGACGGTAACTATTCCGCCTATTCACCCGACCTTCCCGGCTGCGTAGCGACCGGGAAAACGCCACAGGAAACCAGGGAGAACATGGCAGAAGCCATAAAGATGCACCTCCAGGGACTGAAGGAGGACGGCCGGCCAATTACCGTCCCTACAGCCAAAGCCGATTACATCGGCGTAAACCTGCAAGCTCTTTAA
- a CDS encoding DUF2922 domain-containing protein, with protein sequence MPTKRLELIFQNAAGRRTTLVIQEPRENLTEADVRAAMDLILARNIFTSPGGDLTAITGARIVTRDVTDIIAS encoded by the coding sequence ATGCCGACAAAACGGCTGGAGCTAATCTTCCAGAACGCCGCCGGGCGTCGTACCACCCTGGTCATCCAGGAACCCAGGGAGAATTTGACCGAGGCCGACGTCCGTGCCGCCATGGATCTTATCCTGGCCAGGAACATTTTCACTTCGCCCGGCGGCGACCTGACGGCTATTACCGGTGCCCGCATCGTCACCCGGGATGTGACTGATATCATCGCTTCTTAA
- a CDS encoding PaaI family thioesterase — translation MKGDFYRPAGDMELQKCLSLVLPENPLANLLGLKVVEIGPGRSVVQLKVLPKHLNPWKTLHGGVYAAMADLAMGTAVRTTGKQAVTLNLQVGYLRPVQPGQVVVCQGMVIHDGDQMVVTEAKMVVDERPVATAGGIFYVKQETGTSITGAFRGGEFKVSIE, via the coding sequence ATGAAAGGGGATTTTTACCGGCCTGCTGGTGATATGGAGCTGCAAAAATGTCTTTCTCTGGTCCTACCTGAAAATCCCCTCGCCAATCTCCTGGGCCTCAAAGTTGTCGAGATCGGCCCTGGCCGTAGCGTGGTGCAGTTAAAGGTGTTACCTAAGCATCTAAACCCATGGAAGACCCTGCATGGCGGTGTCTATGCCGCCATGGCCGACCTGGCCATGGGCACGGCCGTACGGACTACAGGTAAGCAAGCAGTGACCCTCAACCTGCAGGTAGGATATTTACGCCCGGTGCAGCCAGGTCAGGTGGTTGTTTGCCAGGGGATGGTAATCCATGACGGTGACCAGATGGTGGTTACGGAAGCGAAGATGGTGGTAGATGAACGGCCGGTAGCTACAGCCGGGGGGATATTCTACGTAAAGCAGGAAACTGGTACTTCCATTACCGGAGCATTCAGAGGCGGGGAATTTAAAGTTAGTATTGAATAG
- a CDS encoding AAA family ATPase — MFLHSLTVAGLRRFRNPVALTGFDPGINIIYGPNECGKSTLIWGLILAFLNRHNVSGEEIARFRPWGTALNPIIKVEFTAGGKRYRLDKGFLDEARCTLSEWTGGGYQDLARGKAADEMVFQMMQAQMAGRGLTKSSQWGLAHLLWMPQDRERLTAPALTGNVQDYFRESLGSTIFTPADDRLLAVIDRKYSEIYTQKRGVLQARSPVHQARQRLEEIKEQLATLRQALEQVNQVVAELETQQARHEALQQELAGLRAREKGLKEQVEAIKTLQAGYRQAEAEVKTATTIWEKLKTEWCRVNELEESINLANAEINQEKDSLASLGNAWQEAGQKLGAAEERLATLENELGRARKALQQSYDRQQARERLVRIGELSRRLKKARQVTARIAALEGELARQPLPGPEEVKTVTETWNRINSLEAEARAMGLSINFRAYRDLELSVTTAAGREKRRVGPDQPLLLDATDRLALEIPGAGLLEVRSGSRDLHKLLQEIAGLRQDLEHTLAAFGVASVDELQERYNWSVRQRTELKALGDNLGQVLGPGNTLEAMEKQVLTEQTALAEQCAALGITGEELLALPGPDITPLKVQVKNLQEEEEKQKQVVTQLRQQFQDLERRLAEEQKKLETLQARIRAAREERARRLEAWGGSAAKLQAELVAAETARSNKTLTLEELKHRLPTNAAEIEQEANRVEKKREELEREILVVRDKLTSLKTQLDLSSGQGLYSRLAGLEEEYELAGAEYQHAARYAWAIWLLHLIMHNRRDQMLNSLTGPVRQEVSDLFQQITGRRERSVELNADLSLAGLKVGVADPQPLDVFSVGTQEQLMVAIRLALGRFLGAGERQLVVLDDALVNTDAGRRSRILDLLAAAAEKLQIIILTCHPENYSGLKGRLFNVEELG, encoded by the coding sequence GTGTTCCTGCACTCCCTGACTGTTGCCGGTTTGCGTCGTTTCCGCAACCCCGTGGCCCTGACAGGTTTCGACCCGGGGATCAATATCATTTACGGCCCCAATGAATGCGGTAAGTCAACCCTTATCTGGGGGTTGATCCTGGCCTTTTTGAACCGCCATAACGTGAGCGGCGAGGAGATTGCCAGGTTCCGTCCCTGGGGTACGGCGCTGAATCCCATCATTAAGGTGGAGTTCACCGCCGGCGGCAAGCGCTACCGGCTGGACAAGGGCTTTTTGGACGAAGCCCGGTGCACCTTGTCCGAATGGACAGGAGGGGGCTACCAGGATTTGGCCCGGGGTAAAGCCGCCGACGAGATGGTCTTCCAGATGATGCAGGCTCAGATGGCGGGCCGTGGCTTGACCAAAAGCTCCCAGTGGGGCCTGGCCCATCTCCTCTGGATGCCCCAGGACAGGGAACGCCTGACGGCCCCGGCCCTAACGGGCAATGTCCAGGACTACTTCCGTGAGTCTCTGGGCTCCACCATTTTTACCCCTGCTGATGACCGCCTGCTGGCGGTAATCGACAGGAAATACAGTGAGATTTATACCCAGAAGCGGGGCGTCCTCCAGGCCCGCTCCCCCGTGCATCAAGCCCGGCAGAGATTGGAGGAGATCAAGGAGCAGCTGGCTACCCTCCGGCAAGCCCTGGAGCAGGTTAACCAGGTGGTGGCAGAACTAGAAACGCAGCAGGCACGCCATGAGGCGCTGCAACAGGAACTGGCCGGCCTCCGGGCAAGGGAGAAGGGATTAAAGGAACAGGTCGAGGCCATTAAAACCTTGCAGGCCGGCTACCGGCAGGCGGAAGCCGAAGTAAAAACGGCCACTACCATCTGGGAAAAATTAAAAACAGAATGGTGCCGGGTTAACGAGCTGGAAGAAAGCATTAACCTGGCTAACGCCGAAATAAATCAGGAGAAAGATTCCCTGGCGTCCCTGGGTAACGCCTGGCAGGAGGCGGGTCAAAAGCTGGGTGCCGCTGAAGAACGCCTGGCAACCCTGGAAAATGAACTGGGTCGGGCCCGCAAAGCCCTGCAGCAATCCTATGACCGGCAGCAGGCCCGGGAGCGCCTAGTGCGAATCGGCGAGCTGTCCCGGCGCCTTAAGAAAGCCCGCCAGGTTACCGCCCGGATTGCCGCCCTGGAGGGCGAGCTGGCCCGGCAACCCCTGCCCGGCCCGGAAGAGGTCAAGACCGTCACAGAAACCTGGAACCGTATTAATTCCCTGGAGGCCGAGGCCCGGGCCATGGGCCTGAGCATCAATTTCCGGGCCTATCGCGACCTGGAGCTTAGCGTTACCACTGCAGCCGGCCGGGAGAAGCGCCGGGTGGGCCCGGATCAACCCCTTCTCCTGGATGCCACCGACCGCCTCGCCCTGGAGATACCCGGCGCCGGCCTCCTGGAGGTACGTTCGGGTTCCAGGGACCTGCATAAGCTTTTACAGGAGATTGCCGGCCTGCGGCAAGATCTGGAGCATACCCTGGCCGCTTTTGGCGTTGCCAGTGTGGACGAATTGCAGGAAAGGTATAACTGGAGCGTCCGCCAAAGGACGGAGTTGAAGGCTCTGGGGGACAACCTGGGGCAGGTCCTCGGCCCGGGTAATACCCTGGAGGCCATGGAAAAGCAGGTCTTAACGGAACAGACTGCCCTGGCGGAGCAATGTGCCGCCCTGGGGATTACCGGGGAGGAACTTCTGGCCCTACCGGGACCGGATATCACTCCCCTGAAGGTGCAGGTGAAAAACCTCCAGGAAGAGGAGGAAAAACAGAAACAGGTGGTAACCCAGCTGAGGCAGCAGTTTCAGGACCTGGAACGAAGGCTAGCAGAAGAGCAGAAGAAGCTGGAGACCCTGCAAGCCCGGATCAGGGCCGCCAGGGAAGAACGTGCCCGGCGCCTGGAGGCCTGGGGCGGCTCCGCCGCCAAATTGCAGGCCGAACTGGTGGCTGCGGAGACGGCCAGGAGCAACAAAACCCTGACCTTGGAAGAGCTTAAGCATCGCCTCCCCACCAATGCTGCTGAAATTGAACAAGAAGCAAACCGGGTGGAAAAAAAGAGGGAAGAACTCGAACGGGAAATCCTGGTGGTCCGTGACAAGCTTACCAGCCTGAAAACACAGCTGGATCTTAGCAGTGGCCAGGGTCTCTATTCCCGGTTGGCCGGCCTGGAAGAGGAATATGAACTGGCAGGTGCTGAATACCAGCACGCGGCCCGGTACGCCTGGGCTATCTGGTTATTACACCTGATCATGCACAACCGCCGGGACCAGATGCTGAACAGCCTCACCGGGCCGGTGAGGCAGGAAGTCAGCGACCTCTTTCAGCAGATTACCGGCCGCCGGGAACGTAGCGTCGAACTGAATGCCGATCTTTCCCTGGCCGGCCTAAAGGTGGGAGTGGCAGACCCGCAACCCCTGGATGTCTTCTCGGTAGGCACCCAGGAACAGCTTATGGTCGCCATCCGCCTGGCCCTTGGGCGTTTTTTGGGCGCCGGCGAACGACAGCTGGTGGTCCTGGACGACGCCCTGGTAAATACAGACGCCGGCCGCCGTAGCCGCATTCTGGATTTGTTGGCCGCCGCAGCAGAGAAACTGCAGATAATAATCCTTACCTGTCACCCAGAGAACTACAGCGGACTAAAGGGAAGGCTGTTTAACGTAGAAGAGCTCGGGTAG